Proteins encoded by one window of Girardinichthys multiradiatus isolate DD_20200921_A chromosome 14, DD_fGirMul_XY1, whole genome shotgun sequence:
- the LOC124880140 gene encoding NACHT and WD repeat domain-containing protein 2 isoform X2, producing the protein MKRMNPRWKSPPMWPSGLGSRQACPRESALRRAAISGNINALPPHHVPTGRSVRVFICANPDDTEAERNALKEHVYPKLRDFCRENYGIEFQVVDLYWGVDPEEWDNPDLQRLRMKLLEECLKTSAGPCFVGLVGEKYGSIRVPGEVESAEFEMILDAAVEAGLDTHILEEWYCRDENSVPPAYYLKPKAQMLKNYQNSMESSSAAKTKNDKAWRNVSEEIKRIFRTAVLQLQEKGTMKSADANKFLCSALEDELDFALGKQTPAFLRKCVCYIRKISNFDRFAKLPEMARYMDIVVSADRVMRNQEAYERLLKVRDEFIPTVVAASNLRVYSSVTHCDMKLGYTQEVESHYVEGLCKQFYEDMVDIIQATVQQNFDTETDPLYDEILQHLSLCKTHAALYKYKSETLDYVQEYLMASKGSRMSPLVVYGGPCTGKTLLLSEVAKQTYTWLQKEMGPETDPVVIVRYIGSSQLSTDLRTLLQSICEQIAINYRCLIHFLPNKIQEMRELLINLLGEPSFQRPLVIILDAMEQLSDADEARKLWWLPVHLPRTVRIVVSTLPNKHGILQKLRHLIHDESYYVELIQRDRKVCSQMLKQQLLGVKRKVTSGQQIYVNEALAKCTLPMFVNLIYREVVHWRSHKDVDDKSLCSTVHESIEQLFYSVENKLGQRFVFRALGYVTMAKAGLTEVELEDILSLDNIVLGDVIVPSYLKNPLRISYDLVAKLKEELEGYLVERQVRNVTLMVWANRHLHLIAQKLYLSNEEDVHQMHSLLAEYFLGAWSGGRKKIFTYDNNHFTSLNISHHKNPHHQQSHEKTSSDKYSYDRQTPEQPWVFQCNLLEPDIFFVNHRKMTELVYHLTRSGRTDDLMFGVIMNFSWLYTMIKIGQFEKAITDIDLAYTCSQEKELKFLATTLRSIKVKVLKNPASLSAELQQRLLPVVTSLPKLRHLLLECDKDGPKYCSIVPLHSSMDVTYSPERLPLCSSYIQIVEILPTLAPNIVLVALEDGSISTWDVESRQLLRQIDTARSVVLGIKLTTDEKYLVVATTKNTLLIYDNHKSCLLSEVEIKGSKHSGVTGGVAFINGFTLSTHHALAWLEASKDVSVIDLVYGWPLYQFHCWYEVTCVQCSPDGMYAFCGQYLNTTSVFHLGNGEKLSTVTSEFSGGFVKSILVLDTLNQMVMIDNEGSLSVWNTKEITNPKLMEDYDCRGDESEVVGIELSEDQRSILICKARSIEVLDTKIWKMLEKFKAKRTERFVAAVLSKNGQSIVASMENTSSIFVWRRDSGQCMASLIEISGAIVKLIKSAHHNLLLSVASSGVLSVWDIDIITAMSNIDKTGKKIQTLQLTGREDYVFTMDGSEAVHKWNFSTGFIEIVFKHEGMVENCVLTSSGDLMVTSDDKSSQYIWQTNTGENIFRINGQRISQLLITHNDQFVVSLCEQNASRVWRLATGHKVCNILVSLQNALITTANTFLVGTSKNKLLAVSLWSGSVSKKFVCDDGISIVNFKLIPDCPDCVVFITSTETVFIWSVADESVCRRVQLPANFLKNLEDFQISPNGKLGIVSKGDENINVLDLHSGKLRLVHAAGIIWRQKLSRDGRYLVYVCFRNCDEDDEAGVVSNLIVMRLADGKSIGTCSLYKTPTFLSLSQRALNIIIGFEDGSIGTYTVVDRVDAALKIKIATSNSRQIVNNASQKVRPKCGNHSFKTVADCTWRESTEVFSRDSPINVSDSGEGESTTPTKKTELLQ; encoded by the exons GGTCTGGTAGGAGAAAAGTACGGCAGCATCCGAGTGCCAGGGGAGGTGGAATCGgcggagtttgagatgatcctGGACGCGGCTGTGGAGGCAGGGCTGGACACCCACATTTTGGAGGAGTGGTACTGCAGGGATGAAAACTCTGTGCCACCCGCATACTACCTCAAACCCAAAGCCCAAATGCTCAAGAACTACCAGAACTCT ATGGAGTCGAGCAGCGCAGCAAAGACCAAGAATGACAAAGCCTGGAGGAATGTGTCAGAGGAGATCAAGAGGATCTTCCGAACGGCGGTGCTGCAGCTGCAAGAGAAGGGAACCATGAAGAGCGCGGACGCCAACAAATTCCTTTGCTCTG CTTTGGAAGATGAATTAGACTTTGCCCTCGGGAAACAAACCCCCGCCTTTCTCAGGAAATGCGTCTGCTACATACGCAAGATCTCCAACTTCGATCGCTTCGCCAAGCTCCCCGAGATGGCCCGCTACATGGATATCGTGGTGAGTGCCGACCGCGTCATGCGCAACCAGGAGGCCTACGAGCGCCTACTGAAAGTGCGAGATGAGTTCATCCCCACCGTCGTGGCCGCCTCCAACCTCCGCGTCTACTCTTCGGTCACTCACTGCGACATGAAGCTCGGCTACACCCAAGAAGTGGAGAGCCACTACGTGGAAGGTCTTTGCAAGCAGTTCTACGAGGACATGGTAGACATCATCCAGGCCactgtgcagcagaactttgACACAGAGACCGATCCACTGTATGAtgagattctgcagcacctgtCCCTCTGTAAGACCCACGCAGCCCTCTATAAGTACAAGTCGGAGACTCTGGATTATGTGCAGGAGTACCTCATGGCATCTAAAGGGAGCAGGATGAGCCCCCTGGTGGTGTACGGAGGACCCTGCACCGGAAAGACGCTGCTGCTTTCCGAGGTGGCCAAGCAG ACCTACACATGGCTTCAGAAGGAGATGGGTCCAGAAACAGATCCAGTGGTCATCGTTCGGTATATTGGCTCCAGCCAACTCTCCACAGACCTACGAACACTGCTCCAGAGCATCTGTGAGCAGATTGCAATAAACTACCGCTGCCTGATTCACTTCCTGCCTAACAAGATTCAGGAGATGAGAGAGCTTCTAATCAACCTTCTTGGGGAGCCGTCCTTCCAGAGGCCCCTGGTCATCATCCTGGATGCCATGGAGCAGCTTTCCGATGCCGACGAGGCTCGTAAGTTGTGGTGGCTCCCCGTGCACCTGCCTCGCACTGTCCGCATCGTTGTATCAACACTGCCCAACAAACATGGCATCTTGCAGAAGCTGCGTCATCTTATTCATGATGAGAGTTATTACGTGGAGTTAATCCAGCGAGACCGAAAGGTATGCAGCCAAATGCTAAAACAGCAGTTGCTTGGGGTGAAGAGGAAGGTAACATCAGGGCAACAGATCTATGTCAATGAGGCACTTGCCAAGTGTACATTGCCAATGTTTGTCAACCTCATCTACAGAGAAGTAGTTCACTGGAGGTCACACAAAGATGTTGATGATAAATCTCTGTGCTCAACCGTGCATGAAAGCATTGAGCAACTTTTCTACTCTGTGGAGAATAAGCTGGGCCAGCGATTTGTTTTCAGAGCATTAGGGTATGTCACCATGGCAAAGGCTGGGCTAACGGAGGTTGAGTTGGAAGACATCCTGTCTCTTGACAACATAGTTCTTGGGGATGTAATTGTGCCAAGTTACCTCAAAAATCCACTAAGGATCTCCTATGACCTTGTTGCCAAGCTcaaagaggagctggagggcTATCTGGTTGAGCGGCAGGTACGAAATGTCACATTGATGGTCTGGGCCAACAGGCACCTGCACCTCATCGCCCAGAAGCTCTATCTCAGCAACGAGGAGGATGTACATCAAATGCACAGCCTCTTGGCTGAGTACTTCCTTGGAGCATGGTCAGGAGGCAGGAagaaaatctttacttatgaTAACAACCATTTCACTTCCCTTAATATTTCACATCACAAGAATCCTCATCATCAACAGTCTCATGAAAAAACATCCTCTGATAAATATTCCTATGACAGACAGACTCCCGAACAGCCTTGGGTGTTCCAGTGCAACCTGCTGGAGCCGGACATCTTCTTTGTCAATCACAGAAAGATGACAGAGCTGGTGTACCATCTGACCAGGAGTGGCCGTACAGATGACCTCATGTTTGGTGTCATTATGAACTTCAGCTGGCTCTACACAATGATCAAGATTGGTCAGTTTGAAAAAGCTATAACAGACATTGACCTTGCTTACACCTGCAGCCAAGAAAAAGAGCTAAAGTTTCTGGCCACTACTCTTCGTAGCATTAAGGTGAAAGTACTAAAGAACCCTGCATCGCTTTCtgcagaactgcagcaaaggctTCTGCCAGTTGTCACATCACTTCCTAAGCTCAGACACCTTCTCCTAGAGTGTGACAAAGATGGTCCCAAGTACTGCTCTAttgtgcctctccactcctcTATGGATGTGACATATAGTCCAGAAAGACTTCCTCTGTGCTCCAGCTACATACAGATTGTGGAGATTTTACCCACTCTAGCCCCAAACATAGTCCTCGTAGCACTGGAGGATGGATCTATCAGCACCTGGGATGTAGAGAGCAGGCAGCTCCTTCGACAGATTGACACAGCCAGATCTGTCGTACTAGGAATCAAGCTAACCACTGATGAGAAGTACCTGGTGGTTGCCACAACGAAAAATACTCTGCTCATCTATGATAATCACAAGTCCTGCCTTTTATCGGAGGTTGAAATTAAGGGGTCAAAGCACAGTGGTGTCACTGGAGGAGTTGCTTTCATTAATGGTTTTACTCTTTCTACCCATCATGCACTTGCGTGGCTTGAGGCTAGTAAAGATGTCAGCGTCATTGACCTTGTGTACGGCTGGCCTCTTTACCAGTTCCATTGCTGGTACGAGGTAACCTGTGTCCAGTGCTCGCCAGATGGAATGTATGCCTTCTGTGGCCAGTACCTCAACACAACATCTGTCTTTCATCTTGGAAATGGGGAAAAGTTGTCCACTGTGACGTCAGAGTTTTCTGGGGGATTTGTCAAGTCAATTCTAGTACTGGACACCCTTAACCAAATGGTAATGATTGACAATGAGGGAAGTCTGTCAGTGTGGAACACCAAAGAGATAACCAACCCGAAGCTGATGGAGGATTATGATTGCAGAGGGGATGAAAGCGAAGTTGTGGGTATTGAATTATCTGAAGACCAGCGCTCCATTCTCATTTGCAAGGCCAGGAGTATTGAAGTTCTGGAtacaaaaatatggaaaatgcTGGAGAAATTCAAAGCCAAGCGTACTGAACGATTTGTTGCTGCTGTTCTCTCCAAAAATGGACAGAGCATTGTTGCCTCAATGGAGAACACTTCATCCATTTTTGTCTGGAGGAGAGACAGTGGGCAGTGCATGGCCAGCCTGATTGAGATCTCAGGGGCTATCGTTAAACTAATCAAATCAGCCCACCACAACCTGCTTCTTTCTGTTGCCAGTAGCGGTGTACTGTCTGTTTGGGACATTGATATAATCACCGCCATGTCAAACATCGATAAAACAGGCAAAAAGATTCAAACATTGCAGCTGACTGGTAGAGAAGACTACGTGTTCACCATGGACGGCTCAGAGGCTGTTCACAAGTGGAACTTTAGCACTGGCTTTATTGAGATAGTCTTCAAACACGAGGGCATGGTGGAGAACTGTGTCCTAACCTCCTCAGGGGATCTCATGGTGACTTCGGACGATAAGTCCAGTCAGTACATATGGCAAACCAACACCGGAGAAAACATCTTCCGCATAAATGGACAGAGAATCTCCCAGCTGCTGATCACCCACAATGACCAGTTTGTGGTTTCCCTGTGTGAGCAGAATGCCTCAAGAGTCTGGAGATTGGCTACTGGGCACAAagtctgcaacattttagtcAGCCTCCAGAACGCACTCATCACAACAGCAAACACTTTCCTGGTGGGAACATCCAAGAATAAACTGCTTGCTGTGAGTCTGTGGTCAGGCAGTGTATCGAAGAAATTTGTCTGCGATGATGGCATTAGCATTGTCAACTTCAAGCTCATTCCTGACTGTCCAGATTGTGTGGTCTTCATTACGTCCACAGAAACGGTCTTCATCTGGAGTGTGGCAGATGAGTCAGTCTGCAGGAGAGTCCAGTTGCCGGCCAACTTCCTCAAAAACCTGGAAGACTTTCAAATCTCGCCCAATGGGAAGTTAGGAATAGTCTCCAAAGGTGATGAGAACATTAACGTCCTGGATCTTCACAGCGGGAAGCTGAGGCTTGTCCATGCAGCCGGTATAATCTGGCGTCAGAAATTATCAAGAGATGGTCGTTACCTTGTGTATGTTTGTTTCCGCAACTGCGATGAAGACGACGAGGCAGGCGTGGTGTCTAATTTGATCGTGATGCGCCTTGCCGACGGCAAGAGCATTGGCACATGCTCACTTTACAAGACCCCCACATTCCTGTCTCTGTCCCAGCGTGCACTAAATATCATCATTGGCTTTGAGGACGGCAGTATCGGCACATACACTGTTGTGGACCGTGTGGACGCTGCCCTTAAAATAAAGATAGCCACCTCCAACAGCCGACAGATTGTCAACAACGCATCACAGAAGGTGCGCCCCAAATGTGGCAACCATTCCTTCAAAACTGTTGCCGATTGCACCTGGAGGGAGTCAACGGAAGTCTTCTCGAGGGACAGCCCCATCAACGTGTCGGACTCAGGAGAAGGTGAGTCGACAACACCTACAAAGAAGACTGAATTGCTGCAGTGA
- the LOC124880140 gene encoding NACHT and WD repeat domain-containing protein 2 isoform X1: MFSVCETKRFQDKETPENQRPPHLASGITFLSGYSPPQASSFSGPRWKSPPMWPSGLGSRQACPRESALRRAAISGNINALPPHHVPTGRSVRVFICANPDDTEAERNALKEHVYPKLRDFCRENYGIEFQVVDLYWGVDPEEWDNPDLQRLRMKLLEECLKTSAGPCFVGLVGEKYGSIRVPGEVESAEFEMILDAAVEAGLDTHILEEWYCRDENSVPPAYYLKPKAQMLKNYQNSMESSSAAKTKNDKAWRNVSEEIKRIFRTAVLQLQEKGTMKSADANKFLCSALEDELDFALGKQTPAFLRKCVCYIRKISNFDRFAKLPEMARYMDIVVSADRVMRNQEAYERLLKVRDEFIPTVVAASNLRVYSSVTHCDMKLGYTQEVESHYVEGLCKQFYEDMVDIIQATVQQNFDTETDPLYDEILQHLSLCKTHAALYKYKSETLDYVQEYLMASKGSRMSPLVVYGGPCTGKTLLLSEVAKQTYTWLQKEMGPETDPVVIVRYIGSSQLSTDLRTLLQSICEQIAINYRCLIHFLPNKIQEMRELLINLLGEPSFQRPLVIILDAMEQLSDADEARKLWWLPVHLPRTVRIVVSTLPNKHGILQKLRHLIHDESYYVELIQRDRKVCSQMLKQQLLGVKRKVTSGQQIYVNEALAKCTLPMFVNLIYREVVHWRSHKDVDDKSLCSTVHESIEQLFYSVENKLGQRFVFRALGYVTMAKAGLTEVELEDILSLDNIVLGDVIVPSYLKNPLRISYDLVAKLKEELEGYLVERQVRNVTLMVWANRHLHLIAQKLYLSNEEDVHQMHSLLAEYFLGAWSGGRKKIFTYDNNHFTSLNISHHKNPHHQQSHEKTSSDKYSYDRQTPEQPWVFQCNLLEPDIFFVNHRKMTELVYHLTRSGRTDDLMFGVIMNFSWLYTMIKIGQFEKAITDIDLAYTCSQEKELKFLATTLRSIKVKVLKNPASLSAELQQRLLPVVTSLPKLRHLLLECDKDGPKYCSIVPLHSSMDVTYSPERLPLCSSYIQIVEILPTLAPNIVLVALEDGSISTWDVESRQLLRQIDTARSVVLGIKLTTDEKYLVVATTKNTLLIYDNHKSCLLSEVEIKGSKHSGVTGGVAFINGFTLSTHHALAWLEASKDVSVIDLVYGWPLYQFHCWYEVTCVQCSPDGMYAFCGQYLNTTSVFHLGNGEKLSTVTSEFSGGFVKSILVLDTLNQMVMIDNEGSLSVWNTKEITNPKLMEDYDCRGDESEVVGIELSEDQRSILICKARSIEVLDTKIWKMLEKFKAKRTERFVAAVLSKNGQSIVASMENTSSIFVWRRDSGQCMASLIEISGAIVKLIKSAHHNLLLSVASSGVLSVWDIDIITAMSNIDKTGKKIQTLQLTGREDYVFTMDGSEAVHKWNFSTGFIEIVFKHEGMVENCVLTSSGDLMVTSDDKSSQYIWQTNTGENIFRINGQRISQLLITHNDQFVVSLCEQNASRVWRLATGHKVCNILVSLQNALITTANTFLVGTSKNKLLAVSLWSGSVSKKFVCDDGISIVNFKLIPDCPDCVVFITSTETVFIWSVADESVCRRVQLPANFLKNLEDFQISPNGKLGIVSKGDENINVLDLHSGKLRLVHAAGIIWRQKLSRDGRYLVYVCFRNCDEDDEAGVVSNLIVMRLADGKSIGTCSLYKTPTFLSLSQRALNIIIGFEDGSIGTYTVVDRVDAALKIKIATSNSRQIVNNASQKVRPKCGNHSFKTVADCTWRESTEVFSRDSPINVSDSGEGESTTPTKKTELLQ, translated from the exons GGTCTGGTAGGAGAAAAGTACGGCAGCATCCGAGTGCCAGGGGAGGTGGAATCGgcggagtttgagatgatcctGGACGCGGCTGTGGAGGCAGGGCTGGACACCCACATTTTGGAGGAGTGGTACTGCAGGGATGAAAACTCTGTGCCACCCGCATACTACCTCAAACCCAAAGCCCAAATGCTCAAGAACTACCAGAACTCT ATGGAGTCGAGCAGCGCAGCAAAGACCAAGAATGACAAAGCCTGGAGGAATGTGTCAGAGGAGATCAAGAGGATCTTCCGAACGGCGGTGCTGCAGCTGCAAGAGAAGGGAACCATGAAGAGCGCGGACGCCAACAAATTCCTTTGCTCTG CTTTGGAAGATGAATTAGACTTTGCCCTCGGGAAACAAACCCCCGCCTTTCTCAGGAAATGCGTCTGCTACATACGCAAGATCTCCAACTTCGATCGCTTCGCCAAGCTCCCCGAGATGGCCCGCTACATGGATATCGTGGTGAGTGCCGACCGCGTCATGCGCAACCAGGAGGCCTACGAGCGCCTACTGAAAGTGCGAGATGAGTTCATCCCCACCGTCGTGGCCGCCTCCAACCTCCGCGTCTACTCTTCGGTCACTCACTGCGACATGAAGCTCGGCTACACCCAAGAAGTGGAGAGCCACTACGTGGAAGGTCTTTGCAAGCAGTTCTACGAGGACATGGTAGACATCATCCAGGCCactgtgcagcagaactttgACACAGAGACCGATCCACTGTATGAtgagattctgcagcacctgtCCCTCTGTAAGACCCACGCAGCCCTCTATAAGTACAAGTCGGAGACTCTGGATTATGTGCAGGAGTACCTCATGGCATCTAAAGGGAGCAGGATGAGCCCCCTGGTGGTGTACGGAGGACCCTGCACCGGAAAGACGCTGCTGCTTTCCGAGGTGGCCAAGCAG ACCTACACATGGCTTCAGAAGGAGATGGGTCCAGAAACAGATCCAGTGGTCATCGTTCGGTATATTGGCTCCAGCCAACTCTCCACAGACCTACGAACACTGCTCCAGAGCATCTGTGAGCAGATTGCAATAAACTACCGCTGCCTGATTCACTTCCTGCCTAACAAGATTCAGGAGATGAGAGAGCTTCTAATCAACCTTCTTGGGGAGCCGTCCTTCCAGAGGCCCCTGGTCATCATCCTGGATGCCATGGAGCAGCTTTCCGATGCCGACGAGGCTCGTAAGTTGTGGTGGCTCCCCGTGCACCTGCCTCGCACTGTCCGCATCGTTGTATCAACACTGCCCAACAAACATGGCATCTTGCAGAAGCTGCGTCATCTTATTCATGATGAGAGTTATTACGTGGAGTTAATCCAGCGAGACCGAAAGGTATGCAGCCAAATGCTAAAACAGCAGTTGCTTGGGGTGAAGAGGAAGGTAACATCAGGGCAACAGATCTATGTCAATGAGGCACTTGCCAAGTGTACATTGCCAATGTTTGTCAACCTCATCTACAGAGAAGTAGTTCACTGGAGGTCACACAAAGATGTTGATGATAAATCTCTGTGCTCAACCGTGCATGAAAGCATTGAGCAACTTTTCTACTCTGTGGAGAATAAGCTGGGCCAGCGATTTGTTTTCAGAGCATTAGGGTATGTCACCATGGCAAAGGCTGGGCTAACGGAGGTTGAGTTGGAAGACATCCTGTCTCTTGACAACATAGTTCTTGGGGATGTAATTGTGCCAAGTTACCTCAAAAATCCACTAAGGATCTCCTATGACCTTGTTGCCAAGCTcaaagaggagctggagggcTATCTGGTTGAGCGGCAGGTACGAAATGTCACATTGATGGTCTGGGCCAACAGGCACCTGCACCTCATCGCCCAGAAGCTCTATCTCAGCAACGAGGAGGATGTACATCAAATGCACAGCCTCTTGGCTGAGTACTTCCTTGGAGCATGGTCAGGAGGCAGGAagaaaatctttacttatgaTAACAACCATTTCACTTCCCTTAATATTTCACATCACAAGAATCCTCATCATCAACAGTCTCATGAAAAAACATCCTCTGATAAATATTCCTATGACAGACAGACTCCCGAACAGCCTTGGGTGTTCCAGTGCAACCTGCTGGAGCCGGACATCTTCTTTGTCAATCACAGAAAGATGACAGAGCTGGTGTACCATCTGACCAGGAGTGGCCGTACAGATGACCTCATGTTTGGTGTCATTATGAACTTCAGCTGGCTCTACACAATGATCAAGATTGGTCAGTTTGAAAAAGCTATAACAGACATTGACCTTGCTTACACCTGCAGCCAAGAAAAAGAGCTAAAGTTTCTGGCCACTACTCTTCGTAGCATTAAGGTGAAAGTACTAAAGAACCCTGCATCGCTTTCtgcagaactgcagcaaaggctTCTGCCAGTTGTCACATCACTTCCTAAGCTCAGACACCTTCTCCTAGAGTGTGACAAAGATGGTCCCAAGTACTGCTCTAttgtgcctctccactcctcTATGGATGTGACATATAGTCCAGAAAGACTTCCTCTGTGCTCCAGCTACATACAGATTGTGGAGATTTTACCCACTCTAGCCCCAAACATAGTCCTCGTAGCACTGGAGGATGGATCTATCAGCACCTGGGATGTAGAGAGCAGGCAGCTCCTTCGACAGATTGACACAGCCAGATCTGTCGTACTAGGAATCAAGCTAACCACTGATGAGAAGTACCTGGTGGTTGCCACAACGAAAAATACTCTGCTCATCTATGATAATCACAAGTCCTGCCTTTTATCGGAGGTTGAAATTAAGGGGTCAAAGCACAGTGGTGTCACTGGAGGAGTTGCTTTCATTAATGGTTTTACTCTTTCTACCCATCATGCACTTGCGTGGCTTGAGGCTAGTAAAGATGTCAGCGTCATTGACCTTGTGTACGGCTGGCCTCTTTACCAGTTCCATTGCTGGTACGAGGTAACCTGTGTCCAGTGCTCGCCAGATGGAATGTATGCCTTCTGTGGCCAGTACCTCAACACAACATCTGTCTTTCATCTTGGAAATGGGGAAAAGTTGTCCACTGTGACGTCAGAGTTTTCTGGGGGATTTGTCAAGTCAATTCTAGTACTGGACACCCTTAACCAAATGGTAATGATTGACAATGAGGGAAGTCTGTCAGTGTGGAACACCAAAGAGATAACCAACCCGAAGCTGATGGAGGATTATGATTGCAGAGGGGATGAAAGCGAAGTTGTGGGTATTGAATTATCTGAAGACCAGCGCTCCATTCTCATTTGCAAGGCCAGGAGTATTGAAGTTCTGGAtacaaaaatatggaaaatgcTGGAGAAATTCAAAGCCAAGCGTACTGAACGATTTGTTGCTGCTGTTCTCTCCAAAAATGGACAGAGCATTGTTGCCTCAATGGAGAACACTTCATCCATTTTTGTCTGGAGGAGAGACAGTGGGCAGTGCATGGCCAGCCTGATTGAGATCTCAGGGGCTATCGTTAAACTAATCAAATCAGCCCACCACAACCTGCTTCTTTCTGTTGCCAGTAGCGGTGTACTGTCTGTTTGGGACATTGATATAATCACCGCCATGTCAAACATCGATAAAACAGGCAAAAAGATTCAAACATTGCAGCTGACTGGTAGAGAAGACTACGTGTTCACCATGGACGGCTCAGAGGCTGTTCACAAGTGGAACTTTAGCACTGGCTTTATTGAGATAGTCTTCAAACACGAGGGCATGGTGGAGAACTGTGTCCTAACCTCCTCAGGGGATCTCATGGTGACTTCGGACGATAAGTCCAGTCAGTACATATGGCAAACCAACACCGGAGAAAACATCTTCCGCATAAATGGACAGAGAATCTCCCAGCTGCTGATCACCCACAATGACCAGTTTGTGGTTTCCCTGTGTGAGCAGAATGCCTCAAGAGTCTGGAGATTGGCTACTGGGCACAAagtctgcaacattttagtcAGCCTCCAGAACGCACTCATCACAACAGCAAACACTTTCCTGGTGGGAACATCCAAGAATAAACTGCTTGCTGTGAGTCTGTGGTCAGGCAGTGTATCGAAGAAATTTGTCTGCGATGATGGCATTAGCATTGTCAACTTCAAGCTCATTCCTGACTGTCCAGATTGTGTGGTCTTCATTACGTCCACAGAAACGGTCTTCATCTGGAGTGTGGCAGATGAGTCAGTCTGCAGGAGAGTCCAGTTGCCGGCCAACTTCCTCAAAAACCTGGAAGACTTTCAAATCTCGCCCAATGGGAAGTTAGGAATAGTCTCCAAAGGTGATGAGAACATTAACGTCCTGGATCTTCACAGCGGGAAGCTGAGGCTTGTCCATGCAGCCGGTATAATCTGGCGTCAGAAATTATCAAGAGATGGTCGTTACCTTGTGTATGTTTGTTTCCGCAACTGCGATGAAGACGACGAGGCAGGCGTGGTGTCTAATTTGATCGTGATGCGCCTTGCCGACGGCAAGAGCATTGGCACATGCTCACTTTACAAGACCCCCACATTCCTGTCTCTGTCCCAGCGTGCACTAAATATCATCATTGGCTTTGAGGACGGCAGTATCGGCACATACACTGTTGTGGACCGTGTGGACGCTGCCCTTAAAATAAAGATAGCCACCTCCAACAGCCGACAGATTGTCAACAACGCATCACAGAAGGTGCGCCCCAAATGTGGCAACCATTCCTTCAAAACTGTTGCCGATTGCACCTGGAGGGAGTCAACGGAAGTCTTCTCGAGGGACAGCCCCATCAACGTGTCGGACTCAGGAGAAGGTGAGTCGACAACACCTACAAAGAAGACTGAATTGCTGCAGTGA